GGGACGCTCCACATCCGGCCGATTCTCTCGCTCAAAGAGGAGGAGGGCATCGAGAAGATGCACTCCATCGCCGAAGACGTGACTGACCTCGTGCTCGAACGAAACGGCTCCTTCTCGGGCGAACACGGCGACGGTCTCGCGCGGACGGAGTTCAACCCGAAGATGTACGGCCCGCAGTTGTGGGCAGCATTCCAGGACCTGAAGACGGCGTTCGACCCCGAGTGGCTCATGAACCCGGGGAAGGTCGTCTTCGGCGACGAGGTGACGGACATGCGCGAGAACCTGCGCTATGGGGCGCAGTACAGTTCCATCGAGCCACAGACGGCCCAGGACTTTTCGGACGAGGGTGGGTTTTCGCACCTGGTCGAACTGTGTAACGGCTGTGGCACCTGCCGCCAGACGGACACGGGGACGATGTGCCCGACGTGGCGCGCCTCGAAAGAGGAGATTCAGACCACTCGCGGTCGAGCGAACCTGTTGCGGGCGGCCATCAGCGGCGACCTGCCCGAAGAGGAACTGTACTCAGAACAGTTCCACGAGGAAGTCCTGGACCTCTGTGTCGGGTGTAAAGGCTGTATGACCGACTGCCCGACGGGCGTGGACATGGCGAAGCTCAAAGCCGAGGTGAAACACCAGACCCACCAGAAGAAGGGTACCTCACCCCGCGAGCGACTCTTCGCCGACATCGAGCAGTTCTCCAAGCTGGGGAGTGCGCTCGCGCCCATCTCGAACTGGGCGACGGAACTGCCCGGCGCGCGGACGGTCATGGAGAAGACCCTCGGCATCGCGAAAGACCGCGACCTGCCGCACTTCGAGCGCGAGTCGTTCCGCGACTGGTACGCAAAGCGCGGGCCAAAGGTTCCGACCAAGGACGCCACCCACCGTGTGCTCCTGTTCCCGGACACGTACATGAACTACGCCTCGCCAGAAATCGGAAAGGCCGCCGTGCGCGTCCTCGAAGCCGGCGGCTGTCACGTGAAACTGCCCAAAGAAACGACTGCGACGGGTCGAGCAGCCTACTCGAAGGGGTTCCTCGACAAGGCAAAAGAACAGGCGCAGACGAACGTCCGGGCGCTCGCCCCGCAGGTCACCGACGGCTGGTCGGTCGTATTCGCAGAGCCCTCTGACGCCGTCATGTTCCAGGACGAGTACCGCGACTTGCTTCCCGGCGACGAAGCCTGCGAAGCAGTCTCGCGGGCGACCTACGGCGTCTGTGAGTTCATAGACCGCCTCCAGGTGGACGAGGAGATGTCGTTCGACGACCCGCGCGAATCCATCGCGTATCACGGCCACTGCAACCAGAAGGCGGTCAAGCGCGACCACCACGCCGTGGGCGTGCTGCGTCGGGCGGGCTACGACGTGGACCCACTCGATTCGGGGTGCTGTGGGATGGCCGGGAGCTTCGGCTACGAAGCAGAACACTACGACCTCTCGAAGGCAATCGGCCGGTTGCTGTTCGAGAAGGTAGACGAGAGTCCGGCCTCGCAGGTGGTCGCCCCCGGTGCGTCCTGTCGCACCCAGCTTGGGGAGCGAGAGGGCGAAGGCGAAGACCGGCCTCCACACCCAATCGAGAAGGTGGCCGAGGCGCTCGCCCGGTAGCGGGACGTTTTATTTGCTCGAACGCCAAGCGCCGGCCATGCCACGCGACAAAGACGCGTTCGAGAACATTCGACCGCTCGATTTCCGCTCGCCAGCCGAAGTGCTCGACGACGACAAGATGTACACCGTCTTCGAGATCGCGCGGATGCTCCAGGGCTTAGAACCGGACCACGACCTCGACTACGACACGGAGGACGTCCTCCTCTCGTGGGCGATTCCGTGGGTCATGGTGAACGCAGACGAACTGTCGTTCGCCGACCCACAATCCGACGAGGACCCCGGGTTCTACGGCCTGCGATGAACCTGCTCGTCGCCGGCAGCGACCAGGTGGACGCGGGAAAGACCACCTTCTCGGTCGGCCTGCTTCGCTACATCGACGGCACCGGCTTCAAGCCACGCGCCGGCAACGACCACTGGTTCGACCACGACGACTACCTCGTGGCCGTCTCCGAAGGACGGTTGTACGGCAAGGACGCCAGCCGACTGGCCGAGGCGAGCGCCGCGGACGTAACGCCCGAGGACATCAACCCAGTCCATCGGCTGTGGCGACCGGCTCCGGGCGGGGGCGCAGGGCTGCTCGGCCGACAGGACCGCGAGTTCGTCTGCGACCGGGCCGGCGACGCGATGGTCGTGAACGCGATGGCCGAAGTTCCCGGCGAAGTGGCCGACCTGCTCGCAGACGCCATCGAAATCTCGACCGTCGAAGAACTGAACGAGGCGATGAGTCGCCATCACCTGCCCGCGCTCGAAGCCTGCGCGAAGCGCGTCGCAGAGACTGAGCGCGTCGTCGTCGAATCCTACGCTGACATCGCCAGACCGCTTCGGGGCTACGAGGCGGACGCGGTGGCCATCGTCGAACCCGGCAGAGCGCGCATTTACGACGGGGCGCGCTACGCGAAGGCCTGTGAAGTCGCGGGGAACAGCCCCCGTGAAGGACAGTTAGAAGAAGTCGTAAGCGGCGTCGTCGAACTCATCGAACCGCGGGCGAGCGTATCCTTGCCGGCGCTCGACTCGGAAACACGAACCGACCCGGACGCCGTGTGCGAGGCGTACGAAGTCGCCTACGAGGCGCTCGTTGCGGTGGCGCTCGACTGACTACTGCATTCGCGCCATGCGGGCGCTCAGTTCGATATCGTCGTAAGGGTTGCTCGTGATGCTCGGGCCGTGGCCGACGTGCATGACCGAGAGTGATGAGTCGAGCGTCGCGATGAGTCGCTCGATGGATTTGATGAGCAGTTCGCGGTCGCCCTCCGGGAGGTCCGTCCGGCCGAAGCTCCCGTTCTGGAACACGAGGTCGCCCGCGAACAGGACGCTCGCCGTGGGGGAGTGAAAGCAGAGGTGGTCGTTTTTGTGGCCCGGCGTGTGGAGTGCGGTGTAGTCGTCGTCGCCGAGTTGCACCGTCTCGCCGTCTTCGATTGCGTGGTCGACGAACGGAGAGTCGGGGTCGTAGCCCCACACGTCCACGTCGAAGGCGTTTTTGACGGCGGAGACGTTGCCGACGTGGTCGGGGTGGGTGTGCGTGAGGACGATAGCGTCTAAGTGCTCGGTGCGCTCTTCGAGTTTGCTCACGACGTCGAAACCGCTGCCGGGGTCTACGAGGACGGTGCGTTCACCGCTCACGAGAAAGACGTTGCTGGTGAATGCCTGCACGCCCTGGGCGAGGTTCGATATCATATCCGACCCATCGAAGGGGCGGGGTTTGATTGTGTCGCTCTATTGAGGCGGCCGGCCCGCTCCGGCGATGACGAGGCGGGCGCGTTCCTCGCCGGTGTTTTCGACCTGTCGCGTGTCCCCGGGATCGACGCGAAGGGCTTCGTTCTCGCCGAGGAAGACGCGCTCGTTGTCGACCGTGACCGTCACCTCGCCGTCGACGACGCAGTAAACCTCCTCCTGGCCGTCGCCCGCGTGGTCGTGGACCTTGTTCTTCCCGCCGGGTTCGAGTTCCATCACCGAGAGGCCAATCGCCTCGGTTTCGAGCGAGTTGCGGAACATCCACATCCCACCGAACTCTTCGGGAATGAGCGAATCCACGTCGTCTGCGGTCGATTTCTTGTAGCCCATGGGCGGGCGTACACATGGCGCTAACTTGAACGACGTGGCCGAAATCCCGCAGAATTATCTGTCCTCCCTGCGCGCCTTTGGGTATGAAAGTTCGTCTGCTCGAAGCCACCGACAATCCGGAGGAACTCATCTGCACTGCGGCGCGAAACGACTACAT
This sequence is a window from Haladaptatus sp. QDMS2. Protein-coding genes within it:
- a CDS encoding cupin domain-containing protein, with protein sequence MGYKKSTADDVDSLIPEEFGGMWMFRNSLETEAIGLSVMELEPGGKNKVHDHAGDGQEEVYCVVDGEVTVTVDNERVFLGENEALRVDPGDTRQVENTGEERARLVIAGAGRPPQ
- a CDS encoding FAD-binding and (Fe-S)-binding domain-containing protein; translation: MATKDAEGSVSSPAEHNALAAALSDAVRGDVRFDEYSQVLYATDGSIYKARPAGVVFPEDVEDVQAAVRTATEHDTPILPRGTGSSLAGQAVGPGCVVLDLTRHMDEILDVDPEAQLTTVQPGVVQDHLDNHLSQWGLKFAPDPASSNRATVGGSIGNNSTGAHSVRYGITDAYTEELKVVLADGSLIHTRDVVLDSPEWDDIVAQDTLEARIYETVRALVEENEVEIEARYPTLKRSVSGYNLHKVIREQDGERVINLSKLLVGSEGTLGVVVEATLSLVTKPEETALVLYCFDELTDAMAAVPVALEYDAGAVELMDSEVFRLARESEEYAQYADPIPKRAKAALMLEFDSECHDDFEAAIAATNERFLENGTAFDAIEAYTPEAQGDLWKLRKAAIPLLMSLQGDAKPYPFIEDATVPPEELKEYVKEFEQVLEDHGTSAAYFAHAGSGTLHIRPILSLKEEEGIEKMHSIAEDVTDLVLERNGSFSGEHGDGLARTEFNPKMYGPQLWAAFQDLKTAFDPEWLMNPGKVVFGDEVTDMRENLRYGAQYSSIEPQTAQDFSDEGGFSHLVELCNGCGTCRQTDTGTMCPTWRASKEEIQTTRGRANLLRAAISGDLPEEELYSEQFHEEVLDLCVGCKGCMTDCPTGVDMAKLKAEVKHQTHQKKGTSPRERLFADIEQFSKLGSALAPISNWATELPGARTVMEKTLGIAKDRDLPHFERESFRDWYAKRGPKVPTKDATHRVLLFPDTYMNYASPEIGKAAVRVLEAGGCHVKLPKETTATGRAAYSKGFLDKAKEQAQTNVRALAPQVTDGWSVVFAEPSDAVMFQDEYRDLLPGDEACEAVSRATYGVCEFIDRLQVDEEMSFDDPRESIAYHGHCNQKAVKRDHHAVGVLRRAGYDVDPLDSGCCGMAGSFGYEAEHYDLSKAIGRLLFEKVDESPASQVVAPGASCRTQLGEREGEGEDRPPHPIEKVAEALAR
- a CDS encoding DUF5827 family protein; its protein translation is MPRDKDAFENIRPLDFRSPAEVLDDDKMYTVFEIARMLQGLEPDHDLDYDTEDVLLSWAIPWVMVNADELSFADPQSDEDPGFYGLR
- a CDS encoding ATPase → MNLLVAGSDQVDAGKTTFSVGLLRYIDGTGFKPRAGNDHWFDHDDYLVAVSEGRLYGKDASRLAEASAADVTPEDINPVHRLWRPAPGGGAGLLGRQDREFVCDRAGDAMVVNAMAEVPGEVADLLADAIEISTVEELNEAMSRHHLPALEACAKRVAETERVVVESYADIARPLRGYEADAVAIVEPGRARIYDGARYAKACEVAGNSPREGQLEEVVSGVVELIEPRASVSLPALDSETRTDPDAVCEAYEVAYEALVAVALD
- a CDS encoding MBL fold metallo-hydrolase encodes the protein MISNLAQGVQAFTSNVFLVSGERTVLVDPGSGFDVVSKLEERTEHLDAIVLTHTHPDHVGNVSAVKNAFDVDVWGYDPDSPFVDHAIEDGETVQLGDDDYTALHTPGHKNDHLCFHSPTASVLFAGDLVFQNGSFGRTDLPEGDRELLIKSIERLIATLDSSLSVMHVGHGPSITSNPYDDIELSARMARMQ